A stretch of Helicobacter pylori oki112 DNA encodes these proteins:
- the rpmB gene encoding 50S ribosomal protein L28 translates to MAKRCALTFKGPMIGNHVSHANNKNKRRLLPNLRSIKIQLDDGTTKRIKVAASTLRTMRKGA, encoded by the coding sequence ATGGCAAAAAGATGTGCTTTAACTTTTAAAGGGCCTATGATAGGCAACCATGTCAGTCATGCGAACAACAAAAACAAACGCCGCTTACTCCCTAACTTGCGATCGATTAAGATCCAATTAGACGACGGCACGACTAAACGCATTAAAGTGGCTGCTTCCACTTTAAGAACCATGCGTAAAGGGGCTTAG
- the ybgC gene encoding acyl-CoA thioesterase YbgC, whose protein sequence is MRCRVYYEDTDSEGVVYHANYLKYCERARSEFFFKQKVLPENEEGVFVIRSIKADFFTPASLGQVLEIRTQIKELRKVFVVLFQEIYCIQNASLEPMKPFKVFASEIKFGFVNRSTYSPIAIPKLFKELLSAV, encoded by the coding sequence ATGCGCTGTAGGGTATATTACGAAGATACCGACTCTGAAGGCGTGGTCTATCATGCGAATTATTTGAAATATTGCGAAAGGGCTAGGAGCGAGTTTTTTTTTAAACAAAAGGTCTTACCCGAAAATGAAGAAGGCGTGTTTGTCATCCGCTCCATCAAAGCGGATTTTTTCACCCCTGCGAGTCTTGGGCAGGTCTTAGAAATAAGAACACAAATTAAAGAATTAAGAAAGGTTTTTGTGGTGCTTTTTCAAGAAATTTATTGCATCCAAAACGCTTCTTTAGAGCCTATGAAGCCTTTTAAAGTTTTTGCTTCAGAAATCAAGTTTGGCTTTGTCAATCGCTCTACATACAGCCCTATTGCCATTCCTAAATTATTTAAGGAGCTTCTTAGTGCCGTCTGA
- a CDS encoding potassium channel family protein, translating to MFEKLKFFKIKKDDEIQPEVNLNSEIYEQFKVFRLPLILIQLLVLLGTLGYFALENYSLMQAFFQTTYTMTATGFGALNESQFGPISIFLTSILMFFGAGIIAFSVAILVSVVNKGTLTRLIKEKGMIYKIARLKDHYVICYHNEYTIELSKQFRSAQIPFVVVDNDPSFEEEAIKHKYPYYIIGDPQTNLAMLKTHLSSARGVVALSKILPVNVALMVSVRLFEKELKRKPYYIIASAHSDEGLEKLKKLGADMVVSPTKLMAQRVSAMAVRPDMENILERFINKKDTLLDLEEVIVPKTSWLVLRKLKEAHFREIAKAFVIGITQKDGKYIPMPDGETIIASESKLLMVGTSEGVATCKQLIANHQRPKEVDYISL from the coding sequence TTGTTTGAAAAGTTGAAATTTTTTAAAATCAAAAAAGACGATGAAATCCAGCCAGAAGTCAATTTAAATTCTGAAATCTATGAGCAATTTAAGGTCTTTAGACTCCCGCTTATTTTAATCCAATTGCTTGTGCTTTTAGGCACTCTGGGATACTTCGCCCTAGAAAATTATAGCCTTATGCAAGCTTTCTTTCAAACGACTTACACCATGACAGCTACAGGGTTTGGCGCTTTAAATGAAAGCCAGTTCGGGCCTATAAGTATTTTTTTAACTTCCATTTTAATGTTTTTTGGGGCAGGAATCATTGCCTTTAGCGTGGCTATTTTAGTTAGCGTGGTCAATAAAGGCACGCTTACCAGATTGATTAAGGAGAAAGGTATGATTTATAAAATCGCACGCCTTAAGGATCATTATGTGATTTGTTACCACAACGAATACACCATTGAATTGAGCAAGCAGTTCCGCTCCGCTCAAATCCCCTTTGTGGTCGTGGATAATGACCCTAGTTTTGAAGAAGAAGCCATTAAGCACAAATACCCCTACTACATCATAGGCGATCCGCAAACCAATTTAGCCATGCTAAAAACCCACTTAAGCAGCGCTAGGGGTGTTGTGGCTTTGTCTAAGATTTTACCGGTGAATGTGGCGTTAATGGTGAGCGTGCGCTTGTTTGAAAAGGAATTAAAGCGCAAACCTTACTACATCATTGCGAGCGCGCATAGCGATGAAGGCTTAGAAAAATTAAAAAAATTAGGGGCTGATATGGTGGTCTCCCCTACAAAACTCATGGCGCAGAGAGTGAGTGCTATGGCGGTGCGTCCGGATATGGAAAATATCTTAGAGCGTTTTATCAATAAAAAAGACACGCTTTTAGACTTAGAGGAAGTGATTGTCCCTAAAACCAGCTGGCTTGTGTTAAGGAAATTAAAAGAAGCCCATTTTAGAGAGATCGCTAAAGCGTTTGTGATTGGTATCACTCAAAAAGATGGCAAATACATCCCCATGCCCGATGGAGAAACGATTATTGCAAGCGAATCCAAACTATTAATGGTTGGCACTTCAGAAGGCGTTGCGACCTGTAAGCAACTCATTGCCAACCATCAAAGACCCAAAGAAGTGGATTACATTTCCTTGTGA
- a CDS encoding DUF493 family protein, protein MPSDSEKPTIIYPCLWDYRVIMTTNDTSMLKELLETYQRPFKLEFKNTSKNAKFYSFNVSMEVSNESERNEIFQKISQLDGVVQTL, encoded by the coding sequence GTGCCGTCTGATTCAGAAAAACCCACTATCATTTACCCTTGTCTTTGGGATTATAGGGTGATTATGACCACTAACGATACAAGCATGTTAAAAGAACTTTTAGAAACCTACCAACGCCCCTTTAAATTGGAATTTAAAAACACTTCTAAAAACGCTAAATTTTATAGCTTTAATGTTTCTATGGAAGTTTCAAACGAATCAGAACGGAACGAGATTTTTCAAAAAATTTCACAATTGGACGGAGTGGTTCAAACGCTTTAA
- the ruvA gene encoding Holliday junction branch migration protein RuvA, with protein MIVGLIGVVEKISALEAHIEVQGVVYGVQVSMRTSALLQAGQKARLKILQVIKEDAHLLYGFLEESEKILFERLLKINGVGGRIALAILSSFSPNEFENIIATKEVKRLQQVPGIGKKLADKIMVDLIGFFIQDENRPARNEVFLALESLGFKSTEINQVLKTLKPNLSIEAAIKEALQQLRS; from the coding sequence ATGATAGTGGGTTTGATAGGGGTTGTGGAAAAAATCTCTGCTTTAGAAGCGCATATAGAAGTGCAGGGGGTTGTTTATGGGGTACAAGTTTCTATGCGCACTTCTGCTTTGCTTCAAGCGGGCCAAAAAGCGCGTTTGAAAATCTTACAAGTGATCAAAGAAGATGCGCATCTTTTATACGGGTTTTTAGAAGAGAGCGAAAAAATCCTCTTTGAAAGGCTTTTAAAAATCAATGGGGTAGGGGGGCGTATCGCTTTAGCCATTCTTTCAAGCTTTTCGCCGAATGAATTTGAAAACATTATCGCCACTAAAGAAGTCAAAAGACTCCAGCAAGTCCCAGGTATAGGGAAAAAACTCGCTGATAAGATCATGGTAGATTTGATTGGCTTTTTCATTCAAGATGAAAACAGACCTGCGCGCAATGAAGTCTTTTTAGCCCTAGAGAGTTTGGGCTTTAAAAGCACTGAAATCAACCAAGTCTTAAAAACCCTAAAACCCAATCTCAGCATAGAAGCAGCGATTAAAGAAGCCTTACAACAACTGCGCTCTTAA
- a CDS encoding HpaA family protein — translation MERSLIFKKVRIYSKMLVALGLSSVLIGCAMNPNAETKTPNDAKNQVQTHERMKTSSEHVTPLDFNYPIHIAQAPQNHHVVGILAPRIQVSDNLKPYIDKFQDALINQIQTIFEKRGYQVLRFQDEKALNAQDKRKIFSVLDLKGWVGILEDLKMNLKDPNNPNLDTLVDQSSGSVWFNFYEPESNRVVHDFAVEVGTFQAMTYTYKHSNSGGLNSSNSIIHENLEKNKEDAIHKILNRMYAVVMKKAVTELTKENIAKYRDAIDRMKGFKSSMPQKK, via the coding sequence ATGGAGCGTTCGCTTATTTTTAAAAAAGTTAGAATTTATTCTAAAATGTTAGTGGCTTTAGGGCTTTCAAGCGTGTTGATCGGTTGTGCGATGAATCCAAACGCTGAAACAAAAACACCAAATGACGCCAAAAATCAAGTTCAAACTCATGAAAGAATGAAAACAAGCTCTGAACATGTTACGCCGCTAGATTTTAATTATCCGATACATATTGCTCAAGCCCCACAAAACCATCATGTTGTAGGTATTTTAGCACCACGCATTCAAGTGAGCGATAATCTAAAACCCTATATTGATAAGTTTCAAGACGCTTTAATTAATCAAATCCAAACTATTTTTGAAAAAAGAGGCTATCAAGTGTTGCGTTTTCAAGATGAAAAAGCTTTAAATGCGCAAGATAAGAGAAAGATTTTTTCCGTTTTGGATTTGAAAGGGTGGGTAGGAATCTTAGAAGATTTGAAAATGAATTTAAAAGATCCCAATAATCCTAATTTAGACACGCTAGTGGATCAAAGCTCAGGCTCTGTGTGGTTTAATTTTTATGAGCCAGAAAGCAATCGTGTAGTCCATGATTTTGCTGTGGAAGTAGGGACTTTTCAGGCAATGACCTATACTTACAAACACAGTAATTCTGGAGGGCTTAATTCTTCAAACAGCATTATCCATGAAAATTTAGAAAAGAATAAAGAAGATGCGATACATAAAATCTTAAACAGAATGTATGCGGTTGTCATGAAAAAAGCTGTAACAGAACTTACAAAAGAAAATATTGCCAAATACCGAGACGCTATTGATAGAATGAAAGGCTTTAAAAGTTCTATGCCTCAAAAAAAGTAG
- a CDS encoding ATPase, whose amino-acid sequence MNYPNLPNSALEITEQPEVKEITNELLKQLQSALKSNSFFTDQIQLSLKGIVRILEVLLSLDFFKNANEIDSSLRNSIEWLSNAGESLKAKMKEYEGFFSEFNTSMHANEQEVTSILNANTENIKSEIKKLENQIIETATRLLTSYQIFLNNAKESANNQIKETKTQSLEAITQAKTHANNEISENKTQAITNINQAKKSATNQINTNKKEVLNNITQEKQQATSEITEAKKTAFNELLETLKPKFSTLFIGAYYIRNVIYIQGGWEQKIKDLSDYTLEKSKKGE is encoded by the coding sequence ATGAATTACCCCAATCTACCTAACAGCGCTTTAGAGATTACCGAACAGCCAGAAGTGAAAGAAATCACTAACGAATTATTAAAGCAATTACAGAGCGCTTTAAAATCTAACAGCTTTTTTACGGATCAAATACAGCTAAGCCTTAAAGGGATCGTTAGGATTTTAGAAGTGCTTTTGAGTTTGGATTTTTTCAAAAATGCGAATGAAATTGATAGCAGTTTAAGAAATTCCATTGAATGGCTGAGTAACGCCGGAGAGAGCTTGAAAGCGAAAATGAAAGAATACGAGGGCTTTTTTAGCGAGTTTAATACGAGCATGCATGCCAACGAGCAAGAAGTAACGAGCATTTTAAACGCCAACACCGAGAACATCAAAAGCGAAATTAAAAAGCTAGAAAATCAAATAATAGAAACCGCTACAAGGCTTTTAACGAGCTATCAAATCTTTTTAAACAACGCCAAAGAAAGCGCTAATAACCAAATCAAAGAAACTAAAACCCAAAGCCTTGAAGCGATCACGCAAGCTAAAACGCACGCTAATAATGAAATAAGCGAGAATAAAACGCAAGCGATAACTAACATTAACCAAGCGAAAAAAAGCGCTACAAATCAAATTAACACCAATAAGAAAGAAGTTTTAAATAATATCACGCAAGAAAAGCAACAAGCCACAAGCGAGATCACCGAAGCCAAAAAAACCGCATTTAACGAACTTTTAGAAACCTTGAAGCCGAAGTTTAGCACTCTATTCATAGGAGCTTATTATATTAGGAATGTGATCTATATTCAAGGCGGATGGGAGCAAAAGATCAAGGATTTGAGCGATTACACGCTAGAAAAAAGTAAGAAAGGAGAGTAA
- a CDS encoding DUF3519 domain-containing protein has protein sequence MKRALERSHTISDFSKNLELSAKNAKFSNNTLKIIEELNNGVKQASEEIKEATKTSNLVKSIREQDTRPFEVVEAKDKEAFLQGIEEKLKDSATPLPKGMSVAEFKQSLESVENKDRFLEHLETRDNSQDRLKFLSLIEPILREPHIEIFIKDKDGTLKKEYIKAFKDENNTRLYMLITQDNDTILRTFIPKLNERHMRSHVRDADIIHSFIQPNRTAKSDNALSDVVVYGENNTPKPLNSQEDLLKTSENLNETPPKPTHLSPLEQANAKNLLKEQRATTPLKEFGTNYPEFALKPKEALEKLLQEKNGQVAGAAYREDLGGIDFVWGTPKTKDSNGYGLAHILEKREKQCKRLGLTNEQAKERTKELLKQIPEVIEKGIKDNDYIGHATIRHNGIEVGLSSQKGNTPLKNHYMITSFETDEKVLRELETIGTLSNNYRDGINYSTSNLNNPNPTTNALKTQEPLSEQANAKKLLKLESEKGIKAEVLKKLDFDEIKKLIDESPRTGSSMPILGMQNLNAEAVEYIQKNHKRIAVEKIEPSFAKDLKLKYPDDVRAVIDYQAINHILKEHKNLAFEDIANYRELSKQANETLKLKDNQNRPVVASFNQINGFFVVVEQVSNAKNELMLKTMYKARENYKDSLIYKKTLAKSQNSN, from the coding sequence ATTAAAAGAGCGCTTGAACGAAGCCACACAATAAGCGATTTTAGTAAGAACTTAGAATTAAGCGCCAAAAACGCTAAATTTAGCAACAACACGCTTAAAATCATTGAAGAGCTTAATAACGGCGTTAAACAAGCGAGTGAGGAAATCAAAGAAGCCACTAAAACGAGTAATTTAGTCAAAAGCATAAGAGAGCAAGACACGCGCCCTTTTGAAGTGGTAGAAGCTAAAGACAAAGAAGCCTTTTTGCAAGGCATTGAAGAAAAGCTAAAAGATAGCGCCACACCATTACCTAAAGGCATGAGCGTTGCAGAGTTTAAACAAAGTTTAGAGAGCGTGGAAAACAAAGACAGGTTTTTAGAACATTTAGAAACAAGAGATAACTCACAAGACAGATTAAAATTTCTTAGCTTAATAGAACCTATTCTTAGAGAGCCTCACATTGAAATTTTTATTAAAGATAAAGATGGCACTCTTAAAAAAGAATATATCAAAGCGTTTAAAGATGAAAATAATACGCGCCTATATATGCTAATCACGCAAGATAACGATACGATTTTAAGGACTTTTATACCAAAATTGAATGAAAGGCATATGAGAAGTCATGTAAGAGATGCTGACATTATCCACTCTTTTATTCAGCCGAACAGAACCGCTAAGAGCGACAACGCGTTAAGCGATGTAGTGGTCTACGGAGAGAATAATACACCAAAACCGCTAAATAGTCAAGAGGATTTATTAAAAACAAGCGAAAATTTAAACGAAACCCCACCAAAACCTACCCATTTAAGCCCCTTAGAACAAGCCAACGCAAAAAATCTTCTTAAAGAACAACGCGCTACAACCCCACTCAAAGAGTTTGGCACTAATTACCCCGAGTTTGCCTTAAAGCCTAAGGAAGCGTTAGAGAAGTTATTACAAGAGAAAAACGGGCAAGTCGCAGGCGCAGCTTATAGGGAGGATTTAGGAGGGATTGATTTTGTGTGGGGAACGCCAAAGACTAAAGATAGCAACGGTTATGGGTTAGCACATATATTAGAAAAGAGAGAAAAACAATGCAAAAGGTTAGGATTAACAAACGAACAAGCCAAAGAAAGGACTAAAGAGTTATTAAAGCAAATACCGGAAGTTATAGAAAAAGGTATCAAAGATAATGATTATATAGGGCATGCAACTATAAGACATAATGGTATTGAAGTAGGTTTAAGTAGTCAAAAAGGAAATACACCTTTAAAAAATCATTATATGATTACAAGTTTTGAAACAGATGAAAAGGTTTTAAGGGAGTTAGAGACCATTGGGACACTCTCTAACAATTACAGAGATGGCATCAACTATAGCACCTCAAACCTTAACAATCCTAATCCTACCACAAACGCGCTAAAAACGCAAGAGCCTTTAAGCGAACAAGCCAACGCAAAAAAGCTTCTTAAGTTAGAAAGCGAGAAAGGGATAAAAGCTGAAGTGCTCAAAAAACTTGATTTTGATGAAATTAAAAAACTCATTGATGAAAGCCCACGAACTGGGAGCAGTATGCCTATTTTAGGAATGCAAAATTTAAACGCAGAAGCGGTTGAATACATTCAAAAAAATCATAAACGAATAGCTGTTGAAAAGATAGAGCCAAGTTTTGCTAAAGATTTGAAATTGAAATATCCAGATGATGTAAGAGCGGTTATTGACTATCAAGCTATTAACCATATACTAAAAGAACACAAAAACTTAGCGTTCGAAGACATAGCCAACTATAGAGAATTATCCAAACAAGCTAATGAAACTTTAAAACTAAAAGATAATCAAAACAGACCGGTAGTAGCGAGTTTTAATCAAATCAATGGATTTTTTGTAGTGGTGGAGCAAGTATCAAACGCTAAGAATGAACTAATGCTAAAAACAATGTATAAGGCAAGAGAAAATTATAAGGATAGTTTAATCTATAAAAAAACATTAGCAAAATCTCAGAATAGCAATTGA
- the murD gene encoding UDP-N-acetylmuramoyl-L-alanine--D-glutamate ligase: protein MKISLLGHGKTTLALGRFFKKNHNEVKFFDDQFTSFFKDREGFLCYPSKDFNPNDSQLEVVSPGISFTHPLVIKAKHLVSEYDYIDSLFDSVFTPTIISISGTNGKTTTTEMLTMLLEDFKAVSGGNIGTPLIELFEKQSPLWVLETSSFSLHYTNKAYPLIYLLINVKADHLTWHCNFENYLNAKLKVLTLMPKTSLAILPLKFKEHPIIQNSQAQKIFFDTSEEVLERLKIPSNALFFKGAFLLDAALALLIYEQFLKIKNLKWQDYRENAFKRLNAFKIGSHKMEEFRDKEGRLWVDDSKATNIDATLQALKTFKNQKIHLILGGDIKGVNLTPLFEEFKNYKISLYAIGSSASIIQALALEFNVSCQVCLKLEKAVQEIKSVLSQNEIALLSPSAASLDQFSSYKERGEKFKAFVLKD from the coding sequence ATGAAAATCTCTTTATTGGGGCATGGAAAAACCACTCTAGCTTTGGGGCGTTTTTTTAAAAAAAACCATAACGAAGTCAAATTTTTTGATGATCAATTCACCTCATTTTTTAAGGATAGAGAGGGTTTTCTTTGCTACCCCAGTAAGGATTTTAACCCTAATGATTCCCAACTAGAGGTAGTCAGCCCTGGCATTAGTTTCACGCACCCTTTAGTCATAAAAGCCAAGCATTTAGTGAGCGAATACGATTATATTGATAGCTTGTTTGATTCTGTTTTCACGCCCACTATAATCAGTATTAGCGGCACTAACGGGAAAACCACCACGACCGAAATGCTCACCATGCTTTTAGAAGATTTTAAGGCTGTGAGTGGGGGGAATATCGGCACGCCCCTGATTGAATTGTTTGAAAAACAATCGCCCTTGTGGGTGCTAGAAACAAGCTCCTTTTCTTTGCATTACACGAATAAGGCTTACCCTTTAATCTACTTGCTCATCAATGTCAAAGCCGATCATTTGACTTGGCATTGCAATTTTGAAAATTATTTGAACGCTAAACTCAAGGTTTTAACATTGATGCCTAAAACTTCGCTCGCTATCCTCCCTTTAAAATTCAAAGAACACCCCATTATTCAAAACTCGCAAGCGCAAAAAATCTTTTTTGACACAAGCGAAGAGGTTTTAGAGCGTTTAAAAATCCCTTCCAACGCCCTTTTTTTTAAGGGAGCGTTTTTATTAGATGCGGCTTTAGCCCTTTTAATTTATGAGCAATTTTTAAAAATAAAGAATTTAAAATGGCAAGATTATAGAGAAAACGCCTTTAAAAGGTTGAACGCTTTTAAAATCGGCTCGCATAAAATGGAAGAATTTAGGGATAAAGAAGGGCGTTTGTGGGTAGATGACAGCAAGGCCACGAACATTGATGCCACCTTACAAGCCCTAAAAACCTTTAAAAACCAAAAAATCCATTTGATTTTAGGGGGCGATATTAAAGGGGTCAATTTAACCCCCCTTTTTGAAGAGTTTAAAAACTATAAAATAAGCCTTTATGCCATAGGATCAAGCGCTTCTATCATCCAAGCTTTAGCGTTAGAATTTAATGTTTCTTGTCAGGTTTGTTTAAAGTTAGAAAAAGCGGTTCAAGAAATTAAAAGCGTTTTATCGCAAAATGAAATCGCTTTGCTTTCACCCAGCGCGGCCAGCTTGGATCAATTTTCTTCGTATAAAGAAAGGGGTGAAAAATTTAAAGCGTTTGTTTTAAAGGATTAA
- the mraY gene encoding phospho-N-acetylmuramoyl-pentapeptide-transferase, with protein MLYSLLYGYFNINLFQYLTFRAGLGFFIAFFLTLFLMPKFILWAKAKKANQPISSFVPSHQNKKDTPTMGGIVFVFATIVASVLCASLGNLYVLLGIIVLVGFSFVGFRDDYTKINQQNNAGMSAKMKFGMLFVLSLVVSVLLSLKGLDTFLYAPFLKNPLFEIPTMLAVGFWVLVFLSTSNAVNLTDGLDGLASVPSIFTLLSLSIFVYVAGNAEFSKYLLYPKVIDVGELFVVSLALVGSLFGFLWYNCNPASVFMGDSGSLALGGFIAYNAIVSHNEILLVLMGSIFVVETLSVILQVGSYKTRKKRLFLMAPIHHHFEQKGWAENKVIVRFWIISMLSNLIALLSLKVR; from the coding sequence ATGCTCTATTCTTTACTATATGGCTATTTCAATATCAATCTTTTCCAGTATTTGACTTTTAGAGCAGGGTTAGGGTTTTTTATAGCCTTTTTCCTCACGCTTTTTTTAATGCCTAAATTCATTCTATGGGCCAAGGCTAAAAAGGCTAATCAGCCCATTTCTAGCTTCGTGCCAAGCCACCAGAATAAAAAGGATACCCCTACGATGGGGGGGATTGTGTTTGTTTTTGCAACCATTGTTGCGAGCGTGTTGTGCGCGTCTTTGGGTAATCTTTATGTGTTGTTAGGGATAATCGTGTTAGTGGGCTTTAGTTTTGTGGGTTTTAGAGACGATTACACTAAAATCAACCAACAAAATAACGCCGGGATGAGCGCGAAAATGAAATTTGGCATGCTTTTTGTCCTTTCGCTTGTGGTGTCTGTTTTATTGAGCCTTAAAGGGTTAGACACTTTTTTATACGCGCCTTTTTTGAAAAACCCCTTGTTTGAAATTCCAACGATGTTAGCGGTTGGTTTTTGGGTGTTGGTTTTTTTATCCACGAGCAATGCGGTGAATTTAACCGACGGCTTAGACGGCTTAGCGAGCGTGCCTAGCATTTTCACCCTTTTAAGCCTTTCTATCTTTGTGTATGTGGCAGGGAATGCGGAATTTTCTAAATACTTGCTTTATCCTAAAGTCATAGATGTGGGGGAATTGTTTGTTGTCTCGCTAGCGTTAGTGGGATCACTCTTTGGCTTTTTGTGGTATAACTGCAACCCGGCAAGCGTGTTTATGGGCGATAGCGGGAGTTTGGCTTTGGGAGGGTTTATCGCTTATAACGCTATCGTTTCGCACAATGAAATCTTACTCGTTTTAATGGGATCTATTTTTGTGGTAGAAACTCTGTCGGTGATCTTGCAAGTAGGGAGTTATAAAACCCGCAAAAAACGCCTTTTTTTAATGGCACCTATCCATCATCATTTTGAGCAAAAGGGTTGGGCAGAAAATAAGGTGATCGTGCGTTTTTGGATCATTTCTATGCTGAGTAATTTAATCGCTCTTTTAAGCTTGAAGGTGCGTTAA
- a CDS encoding FapA family protein translates to MSLEHFAPIKVERCKDIQKELKKAAAENKLQTEDLWFEILKTSIFIKNSAKDDFSEAFGGELQQLEEEEYYEKKELTLYQTHDIKIKSNAYKRFFEVEVDEDLSKIEIILDECFIVLDTEEHYQEMFAYIKECLAFEGVVFRHLSQMYENLKTELRKYQKEAQNKRFILYASSTFIPNVEEQSHFLLEEEYLPTHTIFLSDQEESFVKENNYIAKENQKVACVNYPKQGRDGRNLKGLYIELPKVAHSPTPIGHDKNAFEEREENNALVYYSKALQGVKMEKGRLVSKQNFIFKNGIKSIEVPNLLGGVESGLVLEIQAKDELSDAIDSNLILEASAINIKGNVGKNVILVAKEITIEGQIHPESYVYANKARITNHKGVCYAKEFECKYLERAKVYANSVKVEASAGSVVYAKEIALEKLKSDNKLYFSKQCWIDEVDGNGNRFIFYAFGGRENQEELKIAKQKLNALGLKSKKIIAQHQSLNHLVKNHQAIMEKLKNATEEIKRSLMQQESVKDAYSEFMFALKRLKILKAQMLELQKINNECYAKLISIENSFQHASITTKNPFKQENIVIYHRNYPKVSNLSAMLSHNESVNVIYEDHKIKKVPKSAIKG, encoded by the coding sequence ATGAGCTTGGAGCATTTTGCCCCTATAAAAGTTGAGCGGTGCAAAGACATTCAAAAAGAATTAAAAAAAGCGGCTGCTGAAAATAAATTGCAAACAGAAGATCTGTGGTTTGAGATTTTAAAAACTTCTATTTTTATCAAAAACAGTGCTAAAGACGATTTTAGCGAGGCTTTTGGTGGGGAATTGCAACAATTAGAAGAAGAGGAATACTATGAAAAAAAAGAGCTAACCCTTTATCAAACTCACGACATTAAAATCAAATCAAACGCTTACAAACGCTTTTTTGAGGTGGAAGTGGATGAAGATTTAAGCAAAATAGAAATTATTTTAGACGAGTGTTTTATTGTCCTAGACACTGAAGAGCATTACCAAGAAATGTTTGCGTATATTAAAGAGTGTTTAGCCTTTGAGGGCGTGGTGTTTCGCCACCTTTCACAAATGTATGAAAATTTAAAAACAGAATTAAGAAAATATCAAAAAGAAGCCCAAAACAAGCGCTTTATTTTATACGCTTCTTCAACCTTTATCCCTAATGTAGAAGAACAATCCCATTTTTTATTAGAAGAAGAATACCTTCCAACGCATACCATTTTTCTAAGCGATCAAGAAGAATCGTTTGTTAAAGAAAATAATTATATTGCTAAAGAAAACCAAAAAGTCGCTTGCGTGAATTACCCCAAACAAGGCAGAGACGGCCGTAACCTTAAAGGCCTTTATATTGAATTGCCTAAAGTTGCCCATTCGCCCACCCCCATAGGGCATGACAAAAACGCTTTTGAAGAGAGAGAAGAAAATAACGCTTTAGTGTATTACTCTAAAGCCTTACAAGGGGTTAAAATGGAAAAAGGGCGTTTGGTTTCTAAGCAAAATTTTATCTTTAAAAACGGGATCAAATCCATTGAAGTGCCTAATCTTTTAGGGGGAGTGGAGAGCGGGTTGGTTTTAGAGATTCAAGCTAAAGATGAATTGAGCGATGCGATTGATTCTAACCTCATTTTAGAAGCGAGCGCGATTAACATTAAGGGCAATGTGGGCAAGAATGTGATCTTAGTGGCTAAAGAAATTACTATAGAGGGGCAAATCCACCCTGAAAGCTATGTCTATGCCAATAAAGCGCGTATCACTAACCATAAGGGCGTGTGCTACGCTAAAGAGTTTGAGTGCAAGTATTTAGAGCGTGCTAAAGTGTATGCCAATAGCGTTAAAGTGGAAGCGAGTGCGGGGAGCGTGGTCTATGCGAAAGAAATCGCTTTAGAAAAGCTCAAAAGCGATAACAAGCTGTATTTTTCCAAGCAATGTTGGATTGATGAGGTGGATGGCAATGGCAACCGCTTTATTTTTTACGCTTTTGGGGGGCGAGAAAACCAAGAAGAATTGAAGATCGCTAAACAAAAACTCAATGCGTTAGGGTTAAAATCCAAAAAAATCATCGCTCAGCACCAGTCCTTAAACCATTTAGTCAAAAACCATCAAGCCATCATGGAAAAGCTTAAAAACGCCACTGAAGAAATCAAACGATCTTTAATGCAACAAGAAAGCGTGAAAGACGCTTATAGCGAGTTTATGTTTGCTCTAAAGCGTTTGAAAATCTTAAAAGCTCAAATGTTAGAATTGCAAAAAATCAATAACGAATGTTACGCTAAACTCATTAGCATAGAAAACAGCTTCCAGCATGCAAGCATTACGACTAAAAACCCTTTCAAGCAAGAAAATATCGTGATTTATCATCGCAATTACCCTAAAGTGAGCAACTTGAGCGCCATGTTAAGCCATAATGAAAGCGTGAATGTGATCTATGAAGACCATAAAATCAAAAAAGTCCCTAAAAGCGCTATAAAAGGCTAG